ATTAATATACCTATTACTAGCCTCGGCGCGCTAATACCGAGATACTTCCTCAGTAATTCCTGGATCTTCTCCTCAGACATCTACTCCACCCAACACACTATCATGTAGTAGTATCAGCTAAAATAGCTTTCAGTAGAGCCTCCAAGATACTCAAGTATTCTATGGGTGAAAATAGTACTTAGTGAATAAGTGAATACAGGTAAAACACTTAAGGATTAGTCTCCTTTCGTGAAGGTTTGGTGGTGAAGAGAGACCGCCTTGGAAACCTATTGCTGCTTGAACTCCTCGCTAGGTTCAAGCTATACTATAGGATTGAAGAATGAGGCCGGGAGTGACCCGCCCCATGCTCATCCCGTGCCCCGGTACACGGGGGTGTTGCATGGGCACCGGGGTCACACGTCAATTCTTTAAAAAGATGTCTCTGGGTTTAAAACTATGCTTCTACACTTTAGACAAAGCTACTTGATCTCTATTGAAGAATTCTTAGCGATCTTAATGTTCAATACAGCTTCTGCTATACCGTTCGAGTACCTCACGATTCTCCTTATGCTATCGCATATCTGCGCTAGACCCGCCTTCTCTTTATCTGTGAGGCTTGGTGAGTTTATTATCTCATCGCGTAGAACCCTCTCTATCTCATCTATAAGGATTTTCGATGTCTTTATTACTTCCTCTGCATCCTTCCTGCTAAGGTTGTAAAGGGTTCCCATGGATTTATTGAAGAGCTCTGACGCTTTAACTAGCAGGTCGTAGACTGCCTGTGAACCCTTGAATCCTTCACCCATGCCTAGTATTCTCTTAGCTATGTTAACTGCGTGGTCAGCTATTCTCTCCAGGTTCCTCGCTATAATCCGATAGTTAAGGGTTTCAACTATGTTAGTTATCCCTAGCTCGTGCTGCACTCTTATGTCTAGAAGCGACATGCTGAGCTCTCTAAATATCATGTGGTGGAATCTATCGGCTTCATCATCTCTCTGTATTATAGCTTGAGCTAGATTTACATCAAAGTTTCTCAGCAGGTTTTTAGTATCCTCGAGCATGTTGCTTACTATCAAGTGAAGTCTTCTCAAAGCGCTAATCAAGGGTAGCTCTCTAATATTAAGGAGGATCTTAAAGGTAATACTGTTAAATTGTTCTTCTATAACTTCTATACCAGCCAGCTTTATTCTAGCGAGATTCTTAACCTCGCTGACATAGCTTGCTAAATTAGGTATCCCGGGATCAAATGTAACTGTTATAGAATTATACCCTGAGAGGTATGCTGCAACAATCATCCGGAAAACCTGGTCTACTGGGATTGCCCCACCTACTTTAATTGATGCTTTAGCTACTGCAGCCTCAATTGCAGGCGGGATTATTACTAGCTTATCCCCGTACCTCTCAACTGTCACGTAGTCTCCACTCTTTAACCCGACAAGGTCAACCCATTCTCTAGGTAGTGTTATAATGAAGGATGACGAACCAGTTTTTTGAACTTTTCTTCTCTAGGTACTCATCATGTGATCCCCTCCACCTTAGTGGTTTAATTAGTATTCATCAGTCTAATAAATCTTTTTCTTAAAATAGAAGTCATTTACACAGGGATTTATATATATGTAGCTCAGCTTCTATAGTAGGGATTAAAGACCCATGTATTCCAAATAATAGTCTAAGAACCCAGCTTAAAATATATACTGACACACTAGTCTTGACGCCAACAGCATATTAGTAGCAATGGTTTTTAAGGAGCCATCACCCTATAGTATAGTAGAGCCGGGGTGGCCGAGCGGTCTAAGGCGGCGGGCTGCAGGGCCTAGAGGTTAAAGAGGGGTTCGCTGAAACCCGTTTAACCGCGGGTTCGAATCCCGCCCCCGGCTTACTCGCTTAACCTTAGTGGAATCCCTGGTCAAGCTACAAGTCAAATACCAGTGTCTTCAACCATCTTGCTGATAAGTTTGAGAGCCTCTATAGCTCTTGAAACAGCCTTTTCAACCACTATTTCATCCGGCTTCATGTTAGCTTTAATGAATTCCTCGAGCTCTACTCGTATTCTCCTTAGATTCCTTGCTCTATGGGTTTCATTAAGCGGCTTTTCAGCTTGAAGCTTTGGTCCTCCCTCCATGAACCCCTCTGGGAAGTACCAGTCCTTGAACCATGTAAACCCAAGCTTGAATAGCTTGAATCCAAGCCGGGTAGCAGGGGGAGGTACATTCTCCATGAGGGCCTTCATGGTTTCAGAGTCTCTAAAGTACTCTACGAATACTCTTTCACCGGGCTCCAGGGCACTAGCCACCATGGATAACACTACATCCTCCACGTTGCTATCAAAGTAGTAGAGTGTATTCAAGCCTATTCTTATCTCAGGCTTCATGTTGAAGACTTCGATCCACGGCTTATAGTAAGGGTATCTTCCCTTGAAGACTTTTAGGGAGAGTAGTAGCTCCTTGGCAGTATTTAGCGAGATGGCTAGGTCTACATTCAACTCCTCTCTTACTCTACCCTGGGATACCCTTAAAGCAGTGATCTGGTAGGAGTCAGCTTGAATTCCCTTCTCTACTAGCGATTCAATGACTTCAATCTTCATTCATCACACCTATAGTCAATCTTAACCAAACATGTTTTTAAATGTCTAGGAATATATTATATGGATGAGGTTGGGATCGTGCAAGTGAAGATTTCAAAGCCTGTTGAATTCTCGCCTGGAGAACACTTCAAAGATATAGTTAACTACGTGAACGGTAAGCCTGTATTCAAGCCATTCCTAGCTGGCGAGTGGATTACTAGCGGGAGGATCATGGATGTAAGATCACCAATCGACCTCAGTATTATAGCAGGCTTCTACATTCCAGAGTGGGAGCTTATTGATTCAGCTCTAGATAAAGTGTATAGGGTGGGGAGGTGGGCGGCTAGAAATACCCCTGGGGAGAAAAGAGTTAGAGTAATCGAGAAGCTAGCCGACCTCATGGAGGAGAGAAGAGAAGAGTTAGCTGAAGCCCTCATAGTAAACACTGGGAAGCCTGTGAAGTCAGCTTTCGGAGAGGTTGATGCAAGCATAGATAGACTTAGAAGATCTCTACTCGACGTGAGAAAAATCTACGGTGAATACGTGCCAGGGGACTGGGATAAGGATACCTTGGAGAGCGAGAGTATAGTTAAGAGAGAACCTTACGGAGTAGTTCTAGCTGTCATTCCATTCAACTATCCGCTCTTCGACACCGTCAACAAGTTAGTCTACAGCTTCATCCCCGGTAACGCTCTAGTCATTAAGCCCCCGAGCGCTGACCCTATCCCAGTATTCTACCTGACTAAGCTAGCATTAGAAGCAGGCTTCCCGCCGGAGGCAATAGCGTTAACCCCAATACCAGGTAGAGAGGCAGATAAACTTGTCTCTGATACAAGGATTAGTGTTATAACATTAACAGGTAGTGCTGAGACAGGTGTAAGCGTTCTAAAGCAGGCTGGAATAAAGCAGTTTATAATGGAGTTAGGTGGCGGGGATCCAGCAATAGTATTAAGTGATGCAGACCTAAAGCTAGCTGCATCTAAAATAGCAGCTGGTATAACAAGCTTCAGCGGGCAGAGGTGTGATTCAATAAAGCTCATACTAGTAGAGGAACCAGTATACGAGGAATTCAAGAAGCTGCTGGTAGCTGAGCTCAGTAAAGTAGTAGTAGGAGATCCAAGAGAGCCCACCACGAATATGGGCCCATTAATCGACGAGAAGACTGCTGACGCTGTCGTAGAAGCTGTCGAAGAAGCTGTAAGAGAGGGTGCTATTCTCCTGTATGGTGGCAGGAAACTCGGTCCCACCTACATAGAGCCAACACTAGTAGAGGTCAGAGATAAAAATACCCTCTTAAAGCTCCGTCTCTTCAGGGATGAAATATTCGCTTCAATAGCAGCTATAACCCCTGTCTCCAGTATTGATGAAGCCATAGATATAGCAAACGCCAGGAGATATGGGCTTGACGCCGCTATATTCGGAAAAGACATAAACAAGATCAGAAAGCTTATCAGAATGCTAGAGGTCGGAGCCATATACATCAACGACTTCCCAAGACACGGGATAGGCTACTATCCATTCGGTGGGAGAAAAAGCTCAGGCATAGGGAGAGAAGGTATAGGGTACAGCATTGAGCAGGTGACTGCTCTTAAAACAGTAGTCTACAACTATAAGGGTACAGGTATCTGGGAGTACATGTAAATTTTTCTCTTCCTCCTCTACTAGTTCACTTCCCCATAGCCCTGGGTTTATTCTAGCGAGAGTACAACTTGATGGAAGCAGGTTTATAAGAATAAATAATATTACTCATACTACTCGGTAGATGGTGGAATAAACGTGAAACTAGTTCACATAGCTATAATAGTGCTTGTAGCAGCAGTAGTAGCTTCCTCTATAGCATACTACTACACGAGGATTCAGGCTCCTCAAGCGAAATATCTGGTGGTTGGTACTTCGCCGGACTTCCCGCCATTCGAGTATATTGATGAGAAAGGAAATATTGTGGGATTTGACATAGACTTGATAAGGCTGCTAGCGAAGAAGGCAGGCTATGATGACATCAAGATAGTTTCAATGGACTTTGACTCCCTGATACCAGCATTAACTCAAGGTAA
This window of the Desulfurococcus sp. genome carries:
- a CDS encoding phosphate uptake regulator PhoU, whose amino-acid sequence is MIVAAYLSGYNSITVTFDPGIPNLASYVSEVKNLARIKLAGIEVIEEQFNSITFKILLNIRELPLISALRRLHLIVSNMLEDTKNLLRNFDVNLAQAIIQRDDEADRFHHMIFRELSMSLLDIRVQHELGITNIVETLNYRIIARNLERIADHAVNIAKRILGMGEGFKGSQAVYDLLVKASELFNKSMGTLYNLSRKDAEEVIKTSKILIDEIERVLRDEIINSPSLTDKEKAGLAQICDSIRRIVRYSNGIAEAVLNIKIAKNSSIEIK
- a CDS encoding DUF1122 family protein, translating into MKIEVIESLVEKGIQADSYQITALRVSQGRVREELNVDLAISLNTAKELLLSLKVFKGRYPYYKPWIEVFNMKPEIRIGLNTLYYFDSNVEDVVLSMVASALEPGERVFVEYFRDSETMKALMENVPPPATRLGFKLFKLGFTWFKDWYFPEGFMEGGPKLQAEKPLNETHRARNLRRIRVELEEFIKANMKPDEIVVEKAVSRAIEALKLISKMVEDTGI
- the gapN gene encoding NADP-dependent glyceraldehyde-3-phosphate dehydrogenase codes for the protein MDEVGIVQVKISKPVEFSPGEHFKDIVNYVNGKPVFKPFLAGEWITSGRIMDVRSPIDLSIIAGFYIPEWELIDSALDKVYRVGRWAARNTPGEKRVRVIEKLADLMEERREELAEALIVNTGKPVKSAFGEVDASIDRLRRSLLDVRKIYGEYVPGDWDKDTLESESIVKREPYGVVLAVIPFNYPLFDTVNKLVYSFIPGNALVIKPPSADPIPVFYLTKLALEAGFPPEAIALTPIPGREADKLVSDTRISVITLTGSAETGVSVLKQAGIKQFIMELGGGDPAIVLSDADLKLAASKIAAGITSFSGQRCDSIKLILVEEPVYEEFKKLLVAELSKVVVGDPREPTTNMGPLIDEKTADAVVEAVEEAVREGAILLYGGRKLGPTYIEPTLVEVRDKNTLLKLRLFRDEIFASIAAITPVSSIDEAIDIANARRYGLDAAIFGKDINKIRKLIRMLEVGAIYINDFPRHGIGYYPFGGRKSSGIGREGIGYSIEQVTALKTVVYNYKGTGIWEYM